One Clupea harengus chromosome 12, Ch_v2.0.2, whole genome shotgun sequence DNA segment encodes these proteins:
- the pgam2 gene encoding phosphoglycerate mutase 2, which produces MAAAHRLVIVRHGESEWNQHNRFCGWFDAELSEKGREEAKCGAKAIKDAGMKFDVCYTSVLKRAIKTLWTIMEGTDQMWLPVIRTWRLNERHYGGLTGLNKAETAEKHGEEQVKIWRRSFDTPPPPMDKDHNYHKIISESRRYKGLKAGELPTCESLKDTIARALPFWNEVIAPEIKAGKNVIIAAHGNSLRGIVKHLEGMSDAAIMELNLPTGIPIVYELDKDLKPIKPMAFLGDEETVKKAMAAVAAQGKAKK; this is translated from the exons atggctgcagcACATCGTCTGGTCATCGTCCGCCATGGCGAGAGCGAGTGGAACCAGCACAACCGCTTCTGCGGCTGGTTCGACGCCGAACTGAGCGAGAAGGGCAGGGAGGAGGCCAAGTGTGGCGCCAAGGCCATCAAAGACGCCGGTATGAAGTTCGACGTGTGCTACACCTCGGTGCTCAAGCGCGCCATCAAGACCCTGTGGACCATCATGGAGGGCACCGACCAGATGTGGCTGCCCGTCATCAGGACCTGGCGCCTGAACGAGCGCCACTACGGCGGCCTCACCGGCCTCAACAAGGCTGAGACCGCCGAGAAGCACGGAGAGGAGCAGGTCAAGATCTGGAGGCGCTCCTTcgacacccccccacctcccatgGACAAGGACCACAACTACCACAAGATCATCAGTGag TCGAGGCGCTACAAAGGCCTGAAGGCTGGAGAGCTGCCCACCTGTGAAAGCCTGAAGGACACCATTGCACGAGCACTGCCCTTCTGGAATGAGGTCATCGCTCCCGAGATCAAAGCTGGCAAAAACGTCATCATCGCAGCCCATGGCAACAGTCTCCGTGGCATCGTGAAGCACTTGGAGG GTATGTCTGATGCAGCCATCATGGAGCTGAACCTGCCCACAGGCATCCCCATCGTGTATGAGCTGGACAAGGACCTGAAGCCCATCAAGCCCATGGCGTTCCTGGGAGACGAGGAGACCGTGAAAAAGGCCATGGCGGCAGTGGCTGCACAGGGCAAGGCCAAGAAGTGA